A window from Primulina eburnea isolate SZY01 chromosome 2, ASM2296580v1, whole genome shotgun sequence encodes these proteins:
- the LOC140821671 gene encoding uncharacterized protein isoform X4 produces the protein MSTSRGSSGGAGVQSIPAGSRKMVQSLKEIVSCPETEIYAALKDCNMDPNEAVNRLLSQDPFHEVKSKREKKKEGKDITESRPRGANNSSNRSGKNAVDRYLGRGSSSPYSSYDSVPIHGKVADKKENGSTIHTSYLSSSPVVAGNNKSSGPPGLSSVAIDSEPSDTELSSGFQTAWVGVPNQLSMADIVKMGRPHNKAPSASNASHYNTNDQNDEGPMTAALLQNIKFSEDQVSDVHDSRVSLAQQVPCNNDWPSIEKPAPKKILSLLEYHVDSEPLSEPYDASVNNISQQFEPEEVQDAEVVVNPGANDVGSASISGRKIQEDDSRAASLFENDSLENTGSFQHQVRDFEHHEDEPGASVSSVASNLEQLNIKDGRGLPSETDAPSIIIPKHLLVQNSDCSHLSFGSFGSGISPAHSSGPMTSVPSKIPLEETHGEADLSSIEYTNSSSGSYDASSASQPEGLKPEHAELAHGNQYPFPAPNADYTYNEVQQLNAAFSQSQTSSQMQTLTPFAGVMQSYTTPLPSTLLASNVPSSRESDLLFSPFSVAQSLSAKYGSSVSSIGGSAISMSEALKTAGFSSMQSAPQAISGTNVATGPPLPQHLTIHPYSQPPLPVGPFTNMIGYPFLPQSYTYMPSAFQQAFPGNGTYHQTLAGVLPQYKNSISVSNLPQSSTIASGFAAFGNSTAIPGNFQMNPPSVPSGATLSYDDALSSQYKDNNRSVSLQQNDNSTSWLHGLNSRTTSAVPANTFYNYPGQNQQSGGYGQSQQPSQNYGTPGYPNFYHPQTVASLDQQQQNPREGSLGPQGQPKLSQIWQNGY, from the exons ATCCTTTTCATGAGGTGAAGAGCAAACGAGAAAAGAAGAAAGAG GGCAAAGATATTACTGAATCCAGGCCTCGTGGTGCTAATAACAGTTCAAATCGAAGTGGAAAGAATGCTGTTGATAGGTACCTTGGTCGTGGCAGTTCAAGTCCATACAGTTCCTATG attcaGTTCCTATTCATGGAAAGGTGGCAGATAAGAAagaaaatggatcaacaatacATACGAGTTATTTATCTTCATCTCCAGTTGTTGCTGGAAATAATAAAAGCAGTGGTCCTCCTGGCCTCAG TAGTGTTGCCATTGACAGTGAGCCATCAGACACCGAGCTATCTTCCGGATTTCAAACTGCATGGGTCGGTGTTCCTAATCAGTTGTCCATGGCTGACATTGTGAAGATGGGTAGACCGCATAATAAAGCACCTAGTGCTTCAAATGCATCTCATTATAACACGAATGACCAAAATGATGAGGGTCCTATGACAGCTGCATTACTTCAGAATATAAAATTTTCAGAAGATCAAGTTTCTGATGTTCATGATTCAAGAGTTTCTTTGGCCCAACAGGTTCCCTGCAACAATGACTGGCCGTCCATTGAGAAGCCTGCCCCTAAGAAAATACTTTCTTTACTGGAGTATCATGTCGACTCGGAGCCGCTCTCAGAGCCATATGATGCTTCTGTCAACAATATCAGTCAGCAGTTTGAGCCCGAAGAGGTCCAAGATGCAGAAGTAGTTGTCAATCCTGGAGCAAATGATGTAGGATCTGCTTCTATCTCTGGTAGGAAGATCCAAGAGGATGATTCAAGAGCTGCAtctctgtttgagaatgactcGCTTGAGAACACGGGTTCATTCCAACATCAAGTCCGTGATTTCGAGCATCATGAAG ATGAACCTGGTGCTTCAGTGTCATCAGTCGCCAGTAACCTTGAACAATTAAATATAAAGGACGGGAGAGGATTACCATCTGAAACAGATGCCCCATCTATTATAATTCCTAAACATTTGCTTGTTCAAAATTCGGACTGCTCACACTTGAGCTTTGGTAGTTTCGGGTCTGGCATCAGTCCTGCACATTCTTCTGGGCCTATGACATCCGtgccttcaaaaattcctttGGAAGAGACGCATGGTGAGGCTGATTTGTCATCAATTGAGTATACGAACTCTAG TTCTGGGAGTTATGATGCATCATCTGCATCGCAACCAGAAGGTTTGAAGCCAGAGCACGCTGAATTGGCTCATGGAAACCAGTATCCCTTTCCAGCACCCAACGCGGATTATACCTATAATGAGGTCCAACAGCTGAATGCAGCATTCAGTCAGTCCCAAACAAGCTCCCAGATGCAAACACTTACTCCCTTTGCTGGCGTTATG CAATCATACACAACACCATTACCAAGTACACTGCTGGCATCAAATGTGCCATCCAGTAGGGAATCTGATCTTCTGTTCTCGCCATTCTCAGTAGCACAATCATTATCAGCTAAATATGGCAGTTCTGTCTCTTCTATTGgtggctcagcaatttccatgTCTGAG GCCTTGAAGACTGCTGGTTTTTCATCAATGCAGTCTGCTCCACAGGCCATTTCTGGAACTAATGTTGCCACTGGACCTCCCCTTCCTCAACACCTTACTATACATCCATATTCTCAGCCCCCTCTTCCTGTAGGGCCGTTTACCAACATGATTGGCTACCCGTTCTTGCCTCAAAGTTATACTTACATGCCCTCTGCTTTTCAACAAGCTTTTCCAGGCAACGGGACATATCATCAAACTCTGGCTGGAGTACTTCCTCAATATAAAAATAGCATTTCTGTGAGTAATTTACCTCAGTCGTCTACAATCGCTTCTGGTTTTGCTGCCTTTGGGAATTCAACTGCCATTCCTGGAAACTTTCAGATGAATCCACCTTCTGTCCCATCTGGTGCAACTCTAAGTTATGATGATGCTTTGAGTTCCCAATACAAGGATAACAATCGCTCCGTCTCATTACAGCAG AATGATAACTCGACCTCGTGGCTTCATGGGCTTAATTCCAGAACTACGTCAGCTGTTCCGGCCAATACATTTTATAATTATCCGGGGCAAAATCAGCAATCTGGTGGATATGGGCAAAGCCAGCAGCCATCACAGAATTATGGAACTCCAGGCTACCCTaatttctatcatcctcaaactgttGCCTCACTTGATCAGCAGCAGCAGAATCCAAGAGAAGGGTCACTTGGCCCCCAAGGACAACCTAAGCTTTCCCAGATTTGGCAAAACGGCTACTAA
- the LOC140821671 gene encoding uncharacterized protein isoform X2: MSTSRGSSGGAGVQSIPAGSRKMVQSLKEIVSCPETEIYAALKDCNMDPNEAVNRLLSQDPFHEVKSKREKKKEGKDITESRPRGANNSSNRSGKNAVDRYLGRGSSSPYSSYDSVPIHGKVADKKENGSTIHTSYLSSSPVVAGNNKSSGPPGLSVAIDSEPSDTELSSGFQTAWVGVPNQLSMADIVKMGRPHNKAPSASNASHYNTNDQNDEGPMTAALLQNIKFSEDQVSDVHDSRVSLAQQVPCNNDWPSIEKPAPKKILSLLEYHVDSEPLSEPYDASVNNISQQFEPEEVQDAEVVVNPGANDVGSASISGRKIQEDDSRAASLFENDSLENTGSFQHQVRDFEHHEDEPGASVSSVASNLEQLNIKDGRGLPSETDAPSIIIPKHLLVQNSDCSHLSFGSFGSGISPAHSSGPMTSVPSKIPLEETHGEADLSSIEYTNSRNTVYFVDSSIRNTSDANLFHTTGVSSGSYDASSASQPEGLKPEHAELAHGNQYPFPAPNADYTYNEVQQLNAAFSQSQTSSQMQTLTPFAGVMQSYTTPLPSTLLASNVPSSRESDLLFSPFSVAQSLSAKYGSSVSSIGGSAISMSEALKTAGFSSMQSAPQAISGTNVATGPPLPQHLTIHPYSQPPLPVGPFTNMIGYPFLPQSYTYMPSAFQQAFPGNGTYHQTLAGVLPQYKNSISVSNLPQSSTIASGFAAFGNSTAIPGNFQMNPPSVPSGATLSYDDALSSQYKDNNRSVSLQQNDNSTSWLHGLNSRTTSAVPANTFYNYPGQNQQSGGYGQSQQPSQNYGTPGYPNFYHPQTVASLDQQQQNPREGSLGPQGQPKLSQIWQNGY; this comes from the exons ATCCTTTTCATGAGGTGAAGAGCAAACGAGAAAAGAAGAAAGAG GGCAAAGATATTACTGAATCCAGGCCTCGTGGTGCTAATAACAGTTCAAATCGAAGTGGAAAGAATGCTGTTGATAGGTACCTTGGTCGTGGCAGTTCAAGTCCATACAGTTCCTATG attcaGTTCCTATTCATGGAAAGGTGGCAGATAAGAAagaaaatggatcaacaatacATACGAGTTATTTATCTTCATCTCCAGTTGTTGCTGGAAATAATAAAAGCAGTGGTCCTCCTGGCCTCAG TGTTGCCATTGACAGTGAGCCATCAGACACCGAGCTATCTTCCGGATTTCAAACTGCATGGGTCGGTGTTCCTAATCAGTTGTCCATGGCTGACATTGTGAAGATGGGTAGACCGCATAATAAAGCACCTAGTGCTTCAAATGCATCTCATTATAACACGAATGACCAAAATGATGAGGGTCCTATGACAGCTGCATTACTTCAGAATATAAAATTTTCAGAAGATCAAGTTTCTGATGTTCATGATTCAAGAGTTTCTTTGGCCCAACAGGTTCCCTGCAACAATGACTGGCCGTCCATTGAGAAGCCTGCCCCTAAGAAAATACTTTCTTTACTGGAGTATCATGTCGACTCGGAGCCGCTCTCAGAGCCATATGATGCTTCTGTCAACAATATCAGTCAGCAGTTTGAGCCCGAAGAGGTCCAAGATGCAGAAGTAGTTGTCAATCCTGGAGCAAATGATGTAGGATCTGCTTCTATCTCTGGTAGGAAGATCCAAGAGGATGATTCAAGAGCTGCAtctctgtttgagaatgactcGCTTGAGAACACGGGTTCATTCCAACATCAAGTCCGTGATTTCGAGCATCATGAAG ATGAACCTGGTGCTTCAGTGTCATCAGTCGCCAGTAACCTTGAACAATTAAATATAAAGGACGGGAGAGGATTACCATCTGAAACAGATGCCCCATCTATTATAATTCCTAAACATTTGCTTGTTCAAAATTCGGACTGCTCACACTTGAGCTTTGGTAGTTTCGGGTCTGGCATCAGTCCTGCACATTCTTCTGGGCCTATGACATCCGtgccttcaaaaattcctttGGAAGAGACGCATGGTGAGGCTGATTTGTCATCAATTGAGTATACGAACTCTAG GAATACTGTGTATTTCGTTGATTCTTCTATCCGAAATACTTCTGATGCTAATTTGTTTCATACGACTGGTGTAAGTTCTGGGAGTTATGATGCATCATCTGCATCGCAACCAGAAGGTTTGAAGCCAGAGCACGCTGAATTGGCTCATGGAAACCAGTATCCCTTTCCAGCACCCAACGCGGATTATACCTATAATGAGGTCCAACAGCTGAATGCAGCATTCAGTCAGTCCCAAACAAGCTCCCAGATGCAAACACTTACTCCCTTTGCTGGCGTTATG CAATCATACACAACACCATTACCAAGTACACTGCTGGCATCAAATGTGCCATCCAGTAGGGAATCTGATCTTCTGTTCTCGCCATTCTCAGTAGCACAATCATTATCAGCTAAATATGGCAGTTCTGTCTCTTCTATTGgtggctcagcaatttccatgTCTGAG GCCTTGAAGACTGCTGGTTTTTCATCAATGCAGTCTGCTCCACAGGCCATTTCTGGAACTAATGTTGCCACTGGACCTCCCCTTCCTCAACACCTTACTATACATCCATATTCTCAGCCCCCTCTTCCTGTAGGGCCGTTTACCAACATGATTGGCTACCCGTTCTTGCCTCAAAGTTATACTTACATGCCCTCTGCTTTTCAACAAGCTTTTCCAGGCAACGGGACATATCATCAAACTCTGGCTGGAGTACTTCCTCAATATAAAAATAGCATTTCTGTGAGTAATTTACCTCAGTCGTCTACAATCGCTTCTGGTTTTGCTGCCTTTGGGAATTCAACTGCCATTCCTGGAAACTTTCAGATGAATCCACCTTCTGTCCCATCTGGTGCAACTCTAAGTTATGATGATGCTTTGAGTTCCCAATACAAGGATAACAATCGCTCCGTCTCATTACAGCAG AATGATAACTCGACCTCGTGGCTTCATGGGCTTAATTCCAGAACTACGTCAGCTGTTCCGGCCAATACATTTTATAATTATCCGGGGCAAAATCAGCAATCTGGTGGATATGGGCAAAGCCAGCAGCCATCACAGAATTATGGAACTCCAGGCTACCCTaatttctatcatcctcaaactgttGCCTCACTTGATCAGCAGCAGCAGAATCCAAGAGAAGGGTCACTTGGCCCCCAAGGACAACCTAAGCTTTCCCAGATTTGGCAAAACGGCTACTAA
- the LOC140821671 gene encoding uncharacterized protein isoform X3 encodes MSTSRGSSGGAGVQSIPAGSRKMVQSLKEIVSCPETEIYAALKDCNMDPNEAVNRLLSQDPFHEVKSKREKKKEGKDITESRPRGANNSSNRSGKNAVDRYLGRGSSSPYSSYVPIHGKVADKKENGSTIHTSYLSSSPVVAGNNKSSGPPGLSSVAIDSEPSDTELSSGFQTAWVGVPNQLSMADIVKMGRPHNKAPSASNASHYNTNDQNDEGPMTAALLQNIKFSEDQVSDVHDSRVSLAQQVPCNNDWPSIEKPAPKKILSLLEYHVDSEPLSEPYDASVNNISQQFEPEEVQDAEVVVNPGANDVGSASISGRKIQEDDSRAASLFENDSLENTGSFQHQVRDFEHHEDEPGASVSSVASNLEQLNIKDGRGLPSETDAPSIIIPKHLLVQNSDCSHLSFGSFGSGISPAHSSGPMTSVPSKIPLEETHGEADLSSIEYTNSRNTVYFVDSSIRNTSDANLFHTTGVSSGSYDASSASQPEGLKPEHAELAHGNQYPFPAPNADYTYNEVQQLNAAFSQSQTSSQMQTLTPFAGVMQSYTTPLPSTLLASNVPSSRESDLLFSPFSVAQSLSAKYGSSVSSIGGSAISMSEALKTAGFSSMQSAPQAISGTNVATGPPLPQHLTIHPYSQPPLPVGPFTNMIGYPFLPQSYTYMPSAFQQAFPGNGTYHQTLAGVLPQYKNSISVSNLPQSSTIASGFAAFGNSTAIPGNFQMNPPSVPSGATLSYDDALSSQYKDNNRSVSLQQNDNSTSWLHGLNSRTTSAVPANTFYNYPGQNQQSGGYGQSQQPSQNYGTPGYPNFYHPQTVASLDQQQQNPREGSLGPQGQPKLSQIWQNGY; translated from the exons ATCCTTTTCATGAGGTGAAGAGCAAACGAGAAAAGAAGAAAGAG GGCAAAGATATTACTGAATCCAGGCCTCGTGGTGCTAATAACAGTTCAAATCGAAGTGGAAAGAATGCTGTTGATAGGTACCTTGGTCGTGGCAGTTCAAGTCCATACAGTTCCTATG TTCCTATTCATGGAAAGGTGGCAGATAAGAAagaaaatggatcaacaatacATACGAGTTATTTATCTTCATCTCCAGTTGTTGCTGGAAATAATAAAAGCAGTGGTCCTCCTGGCCTCAG TAGTGTTGCCATTGACAGTGAGCCATCAGACACCGAGCTATCTTCCGGATTTCAAACTGCATGGGTCGGTGTTCCTAATCAGTTGTCCATGGCTGACATTGTGAAGATGGGTAGACCGCATAATAAAGCACCTAGTGCTTCAAATGCATCTCATTATAACACGAATGACCAAAATGATGAGGGTCCTATGACAGCTGCATTACTTCAGAATATAAAATTTTCAGAAGATCAAGTTTCTGATGTTCATGATTCAAGAGTTTCTTTGGCCCAACAGGTTCCCTGCAACAATGACTGGCCGTCCATTGAGAAGCCTGCCCCTAAGAAAATACTTTCTTTACTGGAGTATCATGTCGACTCGGAGCCGCTCTCAGAGCCATATGATGCTTCTGTCAACAATATCAGTCAGCAGTTTGAGCCCGAAGAGGTCCAAGATGCAGAAGTAGTTGTCAATCCTGGAGCAAATGATGTAGGATCTGCTTCTATCTCTGGTAGGAAGATCCAAGAGGATGATTCAAGAGCTGCAtctctgtttgagaatgactcGCTTGAGAACACGGGTTCATTCCAACATCAAGTCCGTGATTTCGAGCATCATGAAG ATGAACCTGGTGCTTCAGTGTCATCAGTCGCCAGTAACCTTGAACAATTAAATATAAAGGACGGGAGAGGATTACCATCTGAAACAGATGCCCCATCTATTATAATTCCTAAACATTTGCTTGTTCAAAATTCGGACTGCTCACACTTGAGCTTTGGTAGTTTCGGGTCTGGCATCAGTCCTGCACATTCTTCTGGGCCTATGACATCCGtgccttcaaaaattcctttGGAAGAGACGCATGGTGAGGCTGATTTGTCATCAATTGAGTATACGAACTCTAG GAATACTGTGTATTTCGTTGATTCTTCTATCCGAAATACTTCTGATGCTAATTTGTTTCATACGACTGGTGTAAGTTCTGGGAGTTATGATGCATCATCTGCATCGCAACCAGAAGGTTTGAAGCCAGAGCACGCTGAATTGGCTCATGGAAACCAGTATCCCTTTCCAGCACCCAACGCGGATTATACCTATAATGAGGTCCAACAGCTGAATGCAGCATTCAGTCAGTCCCAAACAAGCTCCCAGATGCAAACACTTACTCCCTTTGCTGGCGTTATG CAATCATACACAACACCATTACCAAGTACACTGCTGGCATCAAATGTGCCATCCAGTAGGGAATCTGATCTTCTGTTCTCGCCATTCTCAGTAGCACAATCATTATCAGCTAAATATGGCAGTTCTGTCTCTTCTATTGgtggctcagcaatttccatgTCTGAG GCCTTGAAGACTGCTGGTTTTTCATCAATGCAGTCTGCTCCACAGGCCATTTCTGGAACTAATGTTGCCACTGGACCTCCCCTTCCTCAACACCTTACTATACATCCATATTCTCAGCCCCCTCTTCCTGTAGGGCCGTTTACCAACATGATTGGCTACCCGTTCTTGCCTCAAAGTTATACTTACATGCCCTCTGCTTTTCAACAAGCTTTTCCAGGCAACGGGACATATCATCAAACTCTGGCTGGAGTACTTCCTCAATATAAAAATAGCATTTCTGTGAGTAATTTACCTCAGTCGTCTACAATCGCTTCTGGTTTTGCTGCCTTTGGGAATTCAACTGCCATTCCTGGAAACTTTCAGATGAATCCACCTTCTGTCCCATCTGGTGCAACTCTAAGTTATGATGATGCTTTGAGTTCCCAATACAAGGATAACAATCGCTCCGTCTCATTACAGCAG AATGATAACTCGACCTCGTGGCTTCATGGGCTTAATTCCAGAACTACGTCAGCTGTTCCGGCCAATACATTTTATAATTATCCGGGGCAAAATCAGCAATCTGGTGGATATGGGCAAAGCCAGCAGCCATCACAGAATTATGGAACTCCAGGCTACCCTaatttctatcatcctcaaactgttGCCTCACTTGATCAGCAGCAGCAGAATCCAAGAGAAGGGTCACTTGGCCCCCAAGGACAACCTAAGCTTTCCCAGATTTGGCAAAACGGCTACTAA
- the LOC140821671 gene encoding uncharacterized protein isoform X1, producing the protein MSTSRGSSGGAGVQSIPAGSRKMVQSLKEIVSCPETEIYAALKDCNMDPNEAVNRLLSQDPFHEVKSKREKKKEGKDITESRPRGANNSSNRSGKNAVDRYLGRGSSSPYSSYDSVPIHGKVADKKENGSTIHTSYLSSSPVVAGNNKSSGPPGLSSVAIDSEPSDTELSSGFQTAWVGVPNQLSMADIVKMGRPHNKAPSASNASHYNTNDQNDEGPMTAALLQNIKFSEDQVSDVHDSRVSLAQQVPCNNDWPSIEKPAPKKILSLLEYHVDSEPLSEPYDASVNNISQQFEPEEVQDAEVVVNPGANDVGSASISGRKIQEDDSRAASLFENDSLENTGSFQHQVRDFEHHEDEPGASVSSVASNLEQLNIKDGRGLPSETDAPSIIIPKHLLVQNSDCSHLSFGSFGSGISPAHSSGPMTSVPSKIPLEETHGEADLSSIEYTNSRNTVYFVDSSIRNTSDANLFHTTGVSSGSYDASSASQPEGLKPEHAELAHGNQYPFPAPNADYTYNEVQQLNAAFSQSQTSSQMQTLTPFAGVMQSYTTPLPSTLLASNVPSSRESDLLFSPFSVAQSLSAKYGSSVSSIGGSAISMSEALKTAGFSSMQSAPQAISGTNVATGPPLPQHLTIHPYSQPPLPVGPFTNMIGYPFLPQSYTYMPSAFQQAFPGNGTYHQTLAGVLPQYKNSISVSNLPQSSTIASGFAAFGNSTAIPGNFQMNPPSVPSGATLSYDDALSSQYKDNNRSVSLQQNDNSTSWLHGLNSRTTSAVPANTFYNYPGQNQQSGGYGQSQQPSQNYGTPGYPNFYHPQTVASLDQQQQNPREGSLGPQGQPKLSQIWQNGY; encoded by the exons ATCCTTTTCATGAGGTGAAGAGCAAACGAGAAAAGAAGAAAGAG GGCAAAGATATTACTGAATCCAGGCCTCGTGGTGCTAATAACAGTTCAAATCGAAGTGGAAAGAATGCTGTTGATAGGTACCTTGGTCGTGGCAGTTCAAGTCCATACAGTTCCTATG attcaGTTCCTATTCATGGAAAGGTGGCAGATAAGAAagaaaatggatcaacaatacATACGAGTTATTTATCTTCATCTCCAGTTGTTGCTGGAAATAATAAAAGCAGTGGTCCTCCTGGCCTCAG TAGTGTTGCCATTGACAGTGAGCCATCAGACACCGAGCTATCTTCCGGATTTCAAACTGCATGGGTCGGTGTTCCTAATCAGTTGTCCATGGCTGACATTGTGAAGATGGGTAGACCGCATAATAAAGCACCTAGTGCTTCAAATGCATCTCATTATAACACGAATGACCAAAATGATGAGGGTCCTATGACAGCTGCATTACTTCAGAATATAAAATTTTCAGAAGATCAAGTTTCTGATGTTCATGATTCAAGAGTTTCTTTGGCCCAACAGGTTCCCTGCAACAATGACTGGCCGTCCATTGAGAAGCCTGCCCCTAAGAAAATACTTTCTTTACTGGAGTATCATGTCGACTCGGAGCCGCTCTCAGAGCCATATGATGCTTCTGTCAACAATATCAGTCAGCAGTTTGAGCCCGAAGAGGTCCAAGATGCAGAAGTAGTTGTCAATCCTGGAGCAAATGATGTAGGATCTGCTTCTATCTCTGGTAGGAAGATCCAAGAGGATGATTCAAGAGCTGCAtctctgtttgagaatgactcGCTTGAGAACACGGGTTCATTCCAACATCAAGTCCGTGATTTCGAGCATCATGAAG ATGAACCTGGTGCTTCAGTGTCATCAGTCGCCAGTAACCTTGAACAATTAAATATAAAGGACGGGAGAGGATTACCATCTGAAACAGATGCCCCATCTATTATAATTCCTAAACATTTGCTTGTTCAAAATTCGGACTGCTCACACTTGAGCTTTGGTAGTTTCGGGTCTGGCATCAGTCCTGCACATTCTTCTGGGCCTATGACATCCGtgccttcaaaaattcctttGGAAGAGACGCATGGTGAGGCTGATTTGTCATCAATTGAGTATACGAACTCTAG GAATACTGTGTATTTCGTTGATTCTTCTATCCGAAATACTTCTGATGCTAATTTGTTTCATACGACTGGTGTAAGTTCTGGGAGTTATGATGCATCATCTGCATCGCAACCAGAAGGTTTGAAGCCAGAGCACGCTGAATTGGCTCATGGAAACCAGTATCCCTTTCCAGCACCCAACGCGGATTATACCTATAATGAGGTCCAACAGCTGAATGCAGCATTCAGTCAGTCCCAAACAAGCTCCCAGATGCAAACACTTACTCCCTTTGCTGGCGTTATG CAATCATACACAACACCATTACCAAGTACACTGCTGGCATCAAATGTGCCATCCAGTAGGGAATCTGATCTTCTGTTCTCGCCATTCTCAGTAGCACAATCATTATCAGCTAAATATGGCAGTTCTGTCTCTTCTATTGgtggctcagcaatttccatgTCTGAG GCCTTGAAGACTGCTGGTTTTTCATCAATGCAGTCTGCTCCACAGGCCATTTCTGGAACTAATGTTGCCACTGGACCTCCCCTTCCTCAACACCTTACTATACATCCATATTCTCAGCCCCCTCTTCCTGTAGGGCCGTTTACCAACATGATTGGCTACCCGTTCTTGCCTCAAAGTTATACTTACATGCCCTCTGCTTTTCAACAAGCTTTTCCAGGCAACGGGACATATCATCAAACTCTGGCTGGAGTACTTCCTCAATATAAAAATAGCATTTCTGTGAGTAATTTACCTCAGTCGTCTACAATCGCTTCTGGTTTTGCTGCCTTTGGGAATTCAACTGCCATTCCTGGAAACTTTCAGATGAATCCACCTTCTGTCCCATCTGGTGCAACTCTAAGTTATGATGATGCTTTGAGTTCCCAATACAAGGATAACAATCGCTCCGTCTCATTACAGCAG AATGATAACTCGACCTCGTGGCTTCATGGGCTTAATTCCAGAACTACGTCAGCTGTTCCGGCCAATACATTTTATAATTATCCGGGGCAAAATCAGCAATCTGGTGGATATGGGCAAAGCCAGCAGCCATCACAGAATTATGGAACTCCAGGCTACCCTaatttctatcatcctcaaactgttGCCTCACTTGATCAGCAGCAGCAGAATCCAAGAGAAGGGTCACTTGGCCCCCAAGGACAACCTAAGCTTTCCCAGATTTGGCAAAACGGCTACTAA